ATTTGCACCCCGATGAGTTTGGACATTTGCAAAAACTCGCCGTACAATCCGGTATACCAACCGTTTTCTCCGGACCGCTCGTTCGCTCTTCCTACCTCGCCGACAATATGATAGCGCTTACCCGTTCGTGAACTTTTTCTTCAAGCGCAATTTCTAAACAATAACTCTCTCGTTACTGGACTTTCCGCTCCCACAGCCGAAAACTGGAGGGACGCAAACGTGTAACAGAGGCGCGAATGATTCCTGCATCAAATGCTCGACTCCTGATCGTTGACGACGAGCAGTACATCTGTGATATCATTCAGGAAACCCTCTTAGAGGAGAATTACGAGGTCAGCACCTTCGCTTCTCCCCAGGAGGCGCTCGTCCATTTGCGCAATAATCCGGTCGATCTCGTCCTCACCGACCTGATGATGACCGATATCTCCGGCATCGATATCCTCCAGGCCGCCAAAACCTATCAGAACGATGCCGTCGTCATCCTGATGACCGCCCACCCCACCTTGCAGACCGCCGTCGCGGTCCTCAAACAGGGGGCGTATGATTTCCTGGTCAAGCCGTTCAAACTAGAGATCCTCAAGGCGACCATCAAGCGCGGCCTCGCTCACCAGCGCGTCGTTCGCGATAACCTCCGCCTCAAAGGGCAGGTCGATTTCCTGAAAGCCGCCAGCGCTATCTCCATCGGCGTCGATATCGACAAGTATCTGCACATGGTGCTTTCCTCGGCCCGGACCGAGCTATCCGCCTCTGCCGCCGCCGTCATTGAGATCGATCCCCATTCCAACGAAGTTCTGCGCCGGCTCTCCATCGCCGATGAACCGGAACTCAACCTGCTCGTTCTCGATGAATCGCGCCTCTCCGGATTCGCCGGACATCGCGTCTGCGAGCCGCGTATCGTCAGCGAACCGGTCATTCGCGACGGCGCCCCCATGACCCAGACCACTATCTCCAGCCCGATCTATATTCGCCGGAAATTACACGGCGTCGTGAACCTCGTGCTGTTCGATCGCTTCTATCGCATCAGCCCGGGGCAGATGGATGTCCTCACCATCCTGACCAACTCGGCGGGTTCGGCGATCTCCAATAATCTTCTTTACCACAACCTGCAGACATCCTACCTGCAGGCTATTCGCGCGCTGGCAAACGCTATCGAAGCCCGCGACAACTACACCGCCGGCCATACCGATCGCGTTATCAAACTGGCTGAGAAAGTCGCCCGCTTTATGGGCTGGTCGGACACCCGCATCAATCACCTGATCGTTGGATGCACGCTCCACGACATCGGCAAGATCGGCGTCCCTGATTCCATTCTCAACAAACCGGATCGCCTCACCGATGAAGAGCGCGAGAAGATGCTCAACCACCCCAATGTCGGCCTCCGCATCGTCCGCGATATCGAACTCTTCAAACCGTCGCTCCCCTATATCGCCGCGCACCATGAACGCTTCGATGGCAAGGGTTATCCCAATGGTCTCGCCGGCGAAGCTATCCCGATCGAGGGCCGCTTGCTCGCCGTCGTCGATACCTTCGATGCCATTCTCTCCGATCGTCCCTATCGCAAAGGGGCGACTCTCGAGATCGCATTGCGCGAACTGGTCATCAACAAAGGGAAGCAGTTCGACCCGAAACTGGTCGATATCTTCTTCGATGTTCTCCGTGCGGGATTGATAAACTTCAGGGAATTGTACGAGCGGGACGAAGATATCGCTATCCTCGACGACATCCTTAAGTCTGAATCGGTATTGGTGTAAACGACAACAGCAGTATTATCAGCGCGATTATCCCCATCACCTGCGCAGTTCTCGTCAACGGCTTTTCATCATTCAGTGTTGGCGGATGTTCTACCCGGAATATCAGTCCAAGCGCCGCGAACAACCACCACATCATCGACTGAAACCCCAGCACTACCAGGCAGGCCATCGCCACCCAGCCAAGAATCACCTGTTTCCGTTTCAACAGACTATAGGTGATATGCCCGCCGTCGAGCTGGCCGATCGGCAACATATTCAGCGCCGTCACCAACAGCCCCGCCCATCCGGCAAACGCCGCCTCCGACAAAATGTATACCGAACCTGCCGGTGCATCCCCCGCGGTCCAGATCGCCAGCACCCGGAAGAGTATCGACTCCCCACGTAATGTCCAGGCAAGATCTCCCAGATTGACCGCCGATGTCGCCACTATCATCGAGTGCGACAATCCGTACACCAGCCACCCGATCGCCACTATCCACCCAAAGATCGGCCCGGCCGCGCCGACCTCCATCAAGTCGCGACGGTTCCAGAATGGCGAGCGTGACTTGATCACCGCGCCAAATGTCCCCAGAATATTCGGCGCCGGAATGAAATAGGGCCACGAGGTCGCTATATGCCGACGCCGACTCGCGATAAAATGCCCCATCTCATGCACCAGCAAAATCGAGATCATCGCCACGGTAAAAAGTATCCCGTCCCCGCGCAAGATCGCCGCCTTCATCTGGGGCCAGCTTCCGCCAAGCGCCCAGAATCGGAAAGAGAGCGACACAAAATAAACCGAAACGATCGTCGCCAGAAAGAGCGCGACATTCAACAGTGGAACCCTCAGCTTGCGCCGCGGGTCGAGCGTCAACAGCAATGGCCCATCCGGCGTCTCCGACAGCGTGTAATCATACCCCGCCATCTTCAGCCGTTCCTTGAGAATGACCACCGAGCGACTCCGGTCGAACCGGAATGTCAGGCTTACCTGCCATTTATCCCCATGCGGATACAGAGCGTCGATCAGGAATATATCCCCGACCAACGG
This genomic interval from bacterium contains the following:
- a CDS encoding response regulator, encoding MIPASNARLLIVDDEQYICDIIQETLLEENYEVSTFASPQEALVHLRNNPVDLVLTDLMMTDISGIDILQAAKTYQNDAVVILMTAHPTLQTAVAVLKQGAYDFLVKPFKLEILKATIKRGLAHQRVVRDNLRLKGQVDFLKAASAISIGVDIDKYLHMVLSSARTELSASAAAVIEIDPHSNEVLRRLSIADEPELNLLVLDESRLSGFAGHRVCEPRIVSEPVIRDGAPMTQTTISSPIYIRRKLHGVVNLVLFDRFYRISPGQMDVLTILTNSAGSAISNNLLYHNLQTSYLQAIRALANAIEARDNYTAGHTDRVIKLAEKVARFMGWSDTRINHLIVGCTLHDIGKIGVPDSILNKPDRLTDEEREKMLNHPNVGLRIVRDIELFKPSLPYIAAHHERFDGKGYPNGLAGEAIPIEGRLLAVVDTFDAILSDRPYRKGATLEIALRELVINKGKQFDPKLVDIFFDVLRAGLINFRELYERDEDIAILDDILKSESVLV
- a CDS encoding site-2 protease family protein is translated as MQQSQAEIQSAILMPLVGDIFLIDALYPHGDKWQVSLTFRFDRSRSVVILKERLKMAGYDYTLSETPDGPLLLTLDPRRKLRVPLLNVALFLATIVSVYFVSLSFRFWALGGSWPQMKAAILRGDGILFTVAMISILLVHEMGHFIASRRRHIATSWPYFIPAPNILGTFGAVIKSRSPFWNRRDLMEVGAAGPIFGWIVAIGWLVYGLSHSMIVATSAVNLGDLAWTLRGESILFRVLAIWTAGDAPAGSVYILSEAAFAGWAGLLVTALNMLPIGQLDGGHITYSLLKRKQVILGWVAMACLVVLGFQSMMWWLFAALGLIFRVEHPPTLNDEKPLTRTAQVMGIIALIILLLSFTPIPIQT